A stretch of Amycolatopsis balhimycina FH 1894 DNA encodes these proteins:
- a CDS encoding SAF domain-containing protein produces the protein MDVLSKLHPPVLTRLPGRRTRLIRRWLAACLLLIGVLLFAHPGSARGAPTTPTVVAARDLPSGATLRAGDVRLADFPDETRPEGALSTLDALDGRLLAGAVRAGEPLTDVRLATVLPGSGDPGTATVPVRLADAAVAGLLEPGRHVDVVAAPEPGTPASVLAAGATVVEVGRQDPSPKALGPPDKGPLVLLRLPEGIATRVAAVSLERPVTVTLR, from the coding sequence GTGGACGTCCTGTCGAAGCTCCACCCTCCCGTTCTCACCCGGCTGCCGGGCAGGCGGACGCGGCTGATCCGCCGCTGGCTCGCCGCCTGCTTGCTGCTGATCGGGGTGCTGCTGTTCGCCCACCCCGGTTCCGCGCGGGGCGCACCGACGACTCCGACCGTCGTCGCGGCCCGCGACCTCCCTTCCGGCGCCACCTTGCGCGCCGGCGACGTCCGGCTGGCCGACTTCCCCGACGAAACCCGGCCCGAGGGCGCGCTGAGCACCCTGGATGCCCTCGACGGGCGCCTGCTGGCGGGCGCCGTCCGTGCCGGTGAACCCCTGACCGACGTCCGCTTGGCCACGGTCCTCCCCGGCTCGGGTGATCCCGGGACGGCGACGGTGCCGGTCCGGCTGGCCGACGCGGCCGTCGCCGGGTTGCTGGAGCCCGGCCGGCACGTCGACGTCGTGGCCGCGCCCGAACCCGGGACGCCCGCGTCCGTGCTGGCCGCCGGCGCGACGGTGGTCGAGGTGGGCCGTCAGGACCCGTCACCGAAGGCGCTCGGCCCGCCCGACAAGGGACCGCTCGTGCTGCTTCGACTCCCGGAAGGGATCGCGACCAGGGTGGCGGCGGTTTCACTGGAGCGTCCGGTAACGGTTACTCTCCGCTAG
- the mscL gene encoding large conductance mechanosensitive channel protein MscL — protein MFKGFKDFLMRGNVVDLAVAVVIGSAFTAIVTAFTNGLIKPLISTIGGTDAANGLGYQIFDNNKATFLDFGGVINAAINFALVAAVVYFVIVMPVKKVQERRKRGQEPGPSEPTDVELLIEIRDLLRAQHQRGNDRD, from the coding sequence ATGTTCAAAGGCTTCAAGGACTTCCTGATGCGCGGCAACGTCGTCGACCTCGCCGTCGCGGTGGTCATCGGCTCGGCGTTCACGGCCATCGTCACGGCGTTCACCAACGGCCTGATCAAGCCGCTGATCAGCACGATCGGCGGCACGGACGCCGCGAACGGCCTCGGCTACCAGATCTTCGACAACAACAAAGCCACGTTCTTGGACTTCGGCGGCGTCATCAACGCGGCGATCAACTTCGCGCTGGTCGCGGCGGTGGTCTACTTCGTCATCGTGATGCCGGTGAAGAAGGTGCAGGAACGCCGCAAGCGCGGCCAGGAGCCGGGCCCGTCGGAGCCGACGGACGTGGAGCTGCTGATCGAGATCCGCGACCTGCTGCGCGCGCAGCACCAGCGCGGCAACGACCGCGACTGA
- a CDS encoding MogA/MoaB family molybdenum cofactor biosynthesis protein: MERSAQRLGRALVVIVDDRVAHGEHEDTTGPLVTELLEEAGFIVDGVVVVEAETAAIRNALNTAVIGGADLVITVGGTGVLPRDRTPDATAGVLDRPIPGISEAIRASGLAAGAVDAGISRGLAGVSGSTLVVNLAGSRSAVRDGMATLTSLVPHVIDELSGIEEV; encoded by the coding sequence ATGGAACGGAGTGCACAACGGCTGGGCCGGGCCCTCGTGGTCATCGTGGACGATCGCGTGGCGCACGGCGAACACGAGGACACCACTGGCCCGCTGGTCACGGAGCTGCTCGAAGAAGCGGGCTTCATCGTCGACGGTGTCGTGGTCGTCGAAGCCGAGACCGCGGCGATCCGCAACGCGCTCAACACGGCCGTGATCGGCGGCGCCGACCTGGTGATCACCGTCGGCGGCACCGGTGTGCTGCCGCGTGACCGCACCCCCGACGCCACCGCCGGTGTGCTCGACCGCCCCATCCCGGGCATCAGCGAAGCGATCCGCGCGTCCGGCCTGGCCGCCGGTGCGGTCGACGCCGGGATTTCGCGTGGGCTCGCCGGGGTGTCGGGCAGCACCCTGGTGGTCAACCTCGCCGGCTCGCGGTCCGCGGTCCGCGACGGGATGGCGACGCTGACCTCGCTCGTGCCGCACGTGATCGACGAACTTTCGGGCATCGAAGAGGTCTGA
- a CDS encoding NAD-dependent epimerase/dehydratase family protein, translated as MRVLVTGGAGFIGSHIADLLADGGDEVVVLDNLLPTAHGSSTPPPYTGRHRFLRGDVTDAEIVAELLDGVDAVCHQAAVVGHGIDPSDAPSYALHNDYGTAVLLAGMHAAGVRKLVLASSMVVYGEGRYSCPDHGVVVPSPRRRSDVDAGRFEPRCPSCEAELSWALVPEDAPLNPRSTYAATKLAQEHLAGAWARQTGGAAWAMRYHNVYGPRMPQNTPYAGVASLFRSALVRGEAPRVLEDGRQQRDFVHVHDVARANVLALRTDGPAGDIMPVNVCSGTPHTVGELAEELARACDGPAPQVIGGARAADVRHVVADPARARELLGFTAEIGFAKGIADFATAELREPVSL; from the coding sequence ATGCGCGTGCTGGTCACCGGCGGAGCCGGGTTCATCGGGTCTCACATCGCCGATCTCCTGGCGGACGGGGGTGACGAGGTCGTGGTGCTGGACAACCTGCTCCCGACGGCCCACGGATCCTCCACCCCGCCGCCGTACACCGGCAGGCACCGCTTCCTGCGCGGCGACGTCACCGACGCCGAAATCGTCGCGGAGCTGCTGGACGGCGTCGACGCGGTGTGCCACCAGGCGGCGGTGGTCGGGCACGGGATCGACCCGTCGGACGCGCCGTCGTACGCCCTGCACAACGACTACGGCACGGCGGTGCTGCTGGCCGGGATGCACGCGGCCGGGGTGCGGAAGCTGGTGCTGGCGTCGTCGATGGTCGTCTACGGCGAAGGCCGGTACTCGTGCCCGGACCACGGCGTGGTGGTGCCGTCGCCGCGTCGCCGGTCCGATGTGGACGCCGGCCGGTTCGAGCCGCGGTGTCCCTCGTGCGAGGCCGAGCTGAGCTGGGCGCTCGTGCCCGAGGACGCGCCGCTGAACCCGCGCAGCACGTATGCGGCGACGAAGCTCGCGCAGGAACACCTGGCCGGTGCGTGGGCGCGCCAGACGGGCGGCGCCGCGTGGGCGATGCGCTACCACAACGTCTACGGCCCGCGGATGCCGCAGAACACGCCGTACGCCGGGGTCGCGTCGCTCTTCCGCTCGGCGCTCGTGCGCGGCGAGGCACCGCGGGTCCTGGAGGACGGCCGCCAGCAGCGCGACTTCGTCCACGTGCACGACGTCGCGAGGGCGAACGTCCTCGCACTGCGCACGGACGGCCCGGCAGGCGACATCATGCCGGTGAACGTCTGCTCCGGCACCCCGCACACGGTCGGCGAGCTGGCGGAGGAGCTGGCCCGGGCGTGCGACGGCCCGGCACCCCAGGTGATCGGCGGCGCGCGTGCCGCCGATGTCCGTCACGTCGTCGCCGATCCGGCCCGTGCCCGCGAGCTGCTGGGATTCACCGCGGAAATCGGCTTCGCAAAGGGCATCGCGGACTTCGCCACAGCGGAGCTCCGTGAACCGGTCTCCCTCTGA
- a CDS encoding sensor histidine kinase — translation MIGSGESFSEMLTHLWHILPFALAFSLPVAALGGVALYVLRRGSLATTLTVLVLIPVLATLVGVLGISGFMFTPALTTMLLVCLLVGLVTVPAAIILGRAIARRSVWEREARERERAAEASRRELVAWISHDLRSPLAGIQAMAEALADGVVSQRHEVADYAQRISGETRRLSAMVGDLFELSRITAGALELTMSAVPLRDVVSDAVAAQSPVAERKRVRVLAKASTWPVVTGSDPELARIVRNLVSNAIRHTPPDGTVAVQIGVDGDEALLAVDDSCGGIPDDEINRVFDVAFRGTQARTPERGGTTSGGGLGLAIAKGLVEAHRGKIGVHNHGPGCRFEVRLPLALS, via the coding sequence ATGATCGGCTCAGGCGAGTCCTTCTCGGAGATGCTGACGCATCTCTGGCACATCCTGCCGTTCGCGCTGGCGTTCTCGCTGCCGGTCGCGGCGCTGGGTGGCGTGGCGCTCTACGTCCTGCGCCGCGGTTCGCTGGCCACGACGCTCACCGTGCTGGTGCTGATCCCGGTGCTCGCCACGCTGGTCGGCGTCCTCGGGATCAGCGGTTTCATGTTCACCCCGGCGCTGACCACGATGCTGCTGGTCTGCCTGCTCGTCGGGCTGGTCACCGTGCCGGCGGCGATCATCCTGGGCCGGGCCATCGCGCGCCGCAGCGTGTGGGAGCGGGAAGCACGCGAGCGGGAGCGCGCGGCCGAGGCGTCCCGGCGCGAGCTGGTCGCCTGGATCAGCCACGACCTGCGCAGCCCGCTGGCCGGCATCCAGGCCATGGCCGAAGCGCTGGCCGACGGCGTGGTCTCCCAGCGCCACGAGGTCGCCGACTACGCCCAGCGGATCAGCGGCGAGACCCGGCGCCTGTCCGCGATGGTCGGCGACCTGTTCGAGCTCTCCCGGATCACCGCCGGCGCCCTGGAGCTCACGATGTCCGCGGTGCCGCTGCGGGACGTCGTCAGCGACGCGGTCGCCGCCCAGTCCCCGGTCGCCGAGCGGAAGCGGGTCCGGGTGCTCGCCAAGGCGTCGACCTGGCCGGTGGTGACGGGCAGCGACCCGGAACTGGCCCGGATCGTGCGGAACCTGGTGTCCAACGCGATCCGCCACACCCCGCCGGACGGGACGGTCGCGGTGCAGATCGGCGTCGACGGCGACGAGGCCCTGCTGGCCGTCGACGACTCCTGCGGCGGCATCCCGGACGACGAGATCAACCGGGTGTTCGACGTCGCGTTCCGCGGGACGCAGGCGCGGACACCCGAGCGCGGAGGCACCACCAGCGGCGGCGGGCTCGGGCTGGCCATCGCCAAGGGCCTGGTCGAGGCCCACCGCGGGAAGATCGGCGTCCACAACCACGGACCGGGGTGCCGGTTCGAGGTCCGCCTGCCGCTGGCGCTGTCTTAG
- a CDS encoding response regulator transcription factor — protein MNDQVGRVLVVDDDETVRDVVRRYLEVAGFTVDMAGDGAEGLAKFAAHEPDLVVLDVMMPGITGLEVCKRLRQISQVPIVMLTALGEEENRIAGLQLGADDYVTKPFSPRELALRVASVLRRVRMPRPAPVAAELVDGDLCLQMTARTATLAGRELPLTTREFDLLAFFLAHPGAAYSRADLLEKVWGWDFGDQSTVTVHVRRLREKIERDPAKPVRVATVWGVGYRYDRESQ, from the coding sequence ATGAACGATCAGGTCGGGCGGGTCCTCGTGGTCGACGACGACGAGACGGTCCGCGACGTCGTCCGCCGCTACCTCGAGGTGGCCGGGTTCACCGTCGACATGGCAGGCGACGGCGCCGAGGGGCTGGCGAAGTTCGCCGCGCACGAGCCCGACCTCGTCGTCCTCGACGTCATGATGCCCGGGATCACCGGCCTGGAGGTGTGCAAGCGGCTCCGGCAGATCAGCCAGGTGCCGATCGTCATGCTCACCGCCCTCGGCGAGGAGGAGAACCGCATCGCCGGGCTCCAGCTCGGCGCCGACGACTACGTGACGAAACCCTTCAGCCCGAGGGAACTCGCCCTGCGCGTGGCCTCGGTGCTGCGCCGCGTGCGGATGCCGCGCCCGGCACCGGTCGCCGCGGAACTCGTGGACGGCGATCTGTGCCTGCAGATGACCGCGCGCACCGCGACCCTCGCCGGCCGGGAACTGCCCCTCACCACCCGTGAGTTCGACCTGCTGGCGTTCTTCCTCGCCCACCCCGGCGCCGCCTATTCACGCGCGGACCTGCTGGAGAAGGTGTGGGGCTGGGACTTCGGCGACCAGTCCACAGTGACCGTCCACGTGCGACGGTTGCGCGAGAAGATCGAGCGCGACCCGGCCAAGCCGGTCCGGGTGGCAACGGTGTGGGGCGTCGGTTACCGCTACGACCGGGAGTCTCAATGA
- a CDS encoding glycosyltransferase family 2 protein, with translation MDVVLPCLDEAGALPGVLAGLPPGYRAIVVDNGSADGSPEVAASLGAKVVHEPRRGYGAAVHAGLEAATADIVCFADADGSLDLADLPRLVAAVEGGADLAVGRRVPTGPGVWPWHARAGNVVLALLLRNRGLPVRDIAPLRAADRLALLRLGVADRAFGYPLELLIKAQRAGWRVREFDVRYGERAKGTKSKVSGSVRGTLRAVRDFGRVLAR, from the coding sequence GTGGACGTCGTCCTACCCTGCCTCGACGAAGCGGGTGCCCTGCCCGGCGTGCTGGCCGGCCTCCCGCCGGGCTATCGCGCGATCGTGGTCGACAACGGTTCGGCCGACGGCTCGCCCGAAGTGGCGGCCTCGCTCGGCGCGAAGGTCGTCCACGAGCCGCGCCGCGGCTACGGCGCGGCCGTGCACGCGGGACTCGAGGCCGCCACCGCCGACATCGTGTGCTTCGCAGACGCCGACGGGTCCCTGGACCTCGCCGACCTGCCGCGGCTGGTGGCTGCCGTCGAGGGCGGCGCGGACCTGGCCGTCGGCCGCCGGGTGCCGACCGGTCCCGGGGTGTGGCCGTGGCACGCGCGGGCGGGCAACGTCGTGCTGGCGCTGCTGTTGCGCAACCGCGGGCTGCCGGTGCGGGACATCGCGCCCCTGCGGGCCGCGGACCGGCTGGCACTGCTCCGCCTGGGCGTCGCCGATCGAGCGTTCGGCTACCCCCTCGAGCTGCTGATCAAGGCGCAGCGCGCCGGGTGGCGGGTCCGCGAGTTCGACGTCCGCTACGGCGAACGCGCCAAGGGCACGAAGTCGAAGGTCTCCGGATCGGTGCGGGGCACGCTGCGCGCGGTCCGCGACTTCGGGCGGGTGCTGGCCCGATGA
- a CDS encoding TIGR04282 family arsenosugar biosynthesis glycosyltransferase: MTDPATPPFVLLVVAKAPVPGLAKTRLCPPATPPQAAEIAAAALLDTLDAVCAVPGAMPVVAMTGDLGAAARTAEISMALRRVTAIPQRGWDFGARLANAHADAAAVHAGLPSLQIGMDTPQVTPASLAAAAAPIRHGGRDSVLGPAADGGWWALGLAEPRHAQVLAGVPMSRDDTGVRTWRALTSCGLRPGKAALLSDVDTMADARAVAAACPDGRFARAVAAVGRRAAA, encoded by the coding sequence ATGACTGACCCGGCAACACCGCCGTTCGTCCTGCTGGTCGTGGCCAAAGCGCCGGTCCCGGGACTGGCCAAGACCCGGCTTTGCCCGCCCGCGACACCGCCCCAGGCCGCCGAGATCGCCGCGGCCGCGCTGCTCGACACGCTCGACGCCGTCTGCGCGGTGCCCGGTGCCATGCCCGTCGTCGCCATGACCGGCGACCTCGGCGCCGCGGCCCGCACCGCCGAAATCTCCATGGCGCTGCGGCGCGTCACCGCCATCCCGCAGCGTGGCTGGGACTTCGGCGCCCGGCTGGCGAACGCCCACGCGGACGCCGCCGCGGTGCACGCCGGCCTGCCGAGCCTGCAGATCGGCATGGACACCCCGCAGGTCACGCCGGCGTCCCTCGCCGCGGCGGCCGCACCGATCCGGCACGGCGGGCGCGACTCGGTGCTCGGCCCGGCCGCGGACGGCGGCTGGTGGGCGCTGGGGCTCGCCGAGCCACGACACGCCCAGGTCCTCGCGGGCGTCCCGATGTCCCGCGACGACACCGGCGTACGCACGTGGCGGGCGCTCACCTCGTGCGGACTCCGGCCGGGCAAGGCCGCGCTGCTGTCCGATGTGGACACGATGGCGGACGCCCGCGCGGTGGCGGCGGCGTGCCCGGACGGCCGGTTCGCCCGCGCCGTCGCGGCGGTCGGCCGACGGGCGGCCGCGTGA
- a CDS encoding class I SAM-dependent methyltransferase — translation MTAPATTGNEFDRGLLGHRCWLELANGERIELPVERWTEPSDGDDVLLDACSGPTLDIGCGPGRLTAALAGRGVVALGVDSSRTAVHLTRRRGGNALQRNVFDQLPGEGRWRHALLADGNIGIGGDPAALLRRVTQLIAADGDVLVELEPPGHGLRHSRVRLRPGHADVAWFTWAWVGVDAIAQVAVRAGLRVVWTTRHGHRWFARLERS, via the coding sequence ATGACCGCCCCGGCGACCACCGGCAACGAGTTCGACCGCGGCCTGCTCGGCCACCGGTGCTGGCTCGAACTGGCGAACGGCGAACGGATCGAGCTGCCGGTCGAACGCTGGACCGAGCCCTCCGACGGCGACGACGTCCTGCTCGACGCCTGTTCCGGTCCCACTCTCGACATCGGATGCGGACCCGGCAGGCTCACCGCCGCGCTGGCCGGGCGCGGGGTCGTCGCGCTCGGGGTGGACAGCTCGCGCACGGCCGTCCACCTGACCCGCCGCCGCGGCGGGAACGCGTTGCAGCGCAACGTCTTCGACCAGCTGCCGGGCGAGGGCCGGTGGCGGCACGCCCTGCTCGCCGACGGCAACATCGGCATCGGCGGCGACCCGGCGGCGCTGCTGCGGCGCGTGACGCAGCTGATCGCGGCCGACGGCGACGTCCTCGTCGAACTGGAGCCGCCCGGGCACGGCCTGCGGCACTCGCGCGTCCGGCTGCGGCCCGGACACGCCGACGTCGCCTGGTTCACCTGGGCCTGGGTCGGGGTGGACGCGATCGCCCAAGTCGCCGTGCGCGCCGGGCTGCGTGTCGTCTGGACGACCCGGCACGGTCACCGCTGGTTCGCACGATTGGAGCGGTCGTGA
- a CDS encoding molybdopterin-dependent oxidoreductase — protein MKLPIPTEDQFKASAHDERVTSKIGLALAITFTTCFVTGLISHLIQHPPTWFFWPSRPVGLYRVTQGLHVISGVASVPLLLAKLWSVYPKLFGRPLVRSLPHALERLSILVLSGAAFFELTTGLLNVAQNYPWGFYFPQVHYAVAWLAIGSILVHVAVKLPIIRRGLSRSTAEEPPAEGLSRRGFLLTTGLATGVAVVATAGATVPFLRGVSGLSWRTGKGTQHLPVNRTAAAAGVTWSPSWRLSVVTPRGTTEFSLDELRALPQTTAELPIACVEGWSQSATWRGISLPALLKAAGARPGTSVRVSSLERSGLYGVSVLPGEHTADDLTLLALELNGEVLAPDHGFPCRIIAPNRPGVLQTKWVTKLEAL, from the coding sequence ATGAAGCTGCCGATCCCGACGGAAGACCAGTTCAAGGCATCCGCACACGACGAACGGGTGACGTCGAAGATCGGGCTGGCGCTCGCGATCACGTTCACGACGTGCTTCGTGACGGGCCTGATCAGCCACCTGATCCAGCACCCGCCGACGTGGTTCTTCTGGCCCAGCCGCCCGGTCGGGCTATACCGCGTCACGCAGGGGCTGCACGTGATCTCCGGTGTGGCGTCGGTTCCCTTGCTCCTCGCGAAACTGTGGAGCGTCTACCCGAAGCTGTTCGGCCGTCCGCTGGTCCGCTCGCTTCCGCATGCCCTGGAGCGGCTGTCGATCCTCGTGCTGTCCGGTGCGGCGTTCTTCGAGCTGACGACCGGGCTGCTGAACGTCGCGCAGAACTACCCGTGGGGTTTCTACTTCCCGCAGGTGCACTACGCGGTCGCGTGGCTGGCGATCGGCTCGATCCTGGTGCACGTAGCGGTGAAGCTGCCGATCATCCGGCGCGGCCTGAGCCGGAGCACCGCTGAGGAGCCGCCCGCCGAGGGGCTGTCCCGGCGGGGTTTCCTGCTCACCACCGGGCTGGCGACCGGCGTCGCCGTCGTGGCCACCGCGGGCGCGACCGTCCCGTTCCTCCGCGGCGTCTCCGGCCTTTCCTGGAGGACCGGCAAGGGCACCCAGCACCTCCCCGTGAACCGCACGGCAGCGGCCGCGGGCGTCACGTGGTCGCCGAGCTGGCGCCTCTCGGTGGTGACCCCGCGCGGCACGACGGAGTTCTCGCTCGACGAGCTTCGCGCCCTGCCGCAGACGACGGCGGAACTGCCGATCGCGTGTGTGGAAGGCTGGAGCCAGTCGGCCACCTGGCGCGGAATCTCCTTGCCGGCGCTGCTGAAAGCCGCCGGCGCCCGGCCAGGGACCTCGGTGCGAGTGTCCTCTTTGGAGCGTTCCGGGCTCTACGGCGTCAGCGTGCTGCCCGGCGAACACACGGCCGACGACCTGACGCTGCTGGCCCTGGAGCTGAACGGCGAGGTCCTCGCCCCCGACCACGGCTTCCCGTGCCGGATCATCGCCCCGAACCGGCCCGGCGTGCTGCAGACGAAATGGGTCACGAAGCTGGAGGCGCTGTGA
- a CDS encoding S1C family serine protease, producing the protein MTENDPSAHDPAAPRHPETGRQAAQGGWPGSPYGEQAQPESGGAPQYSEPSYHAVTGADPSYTAPHSNPWSAQGAQMPSGQNPQSVYPPPNPYGQPGTAVYNAAAPQPKRSGGKLLAGVALVALLVGGIAGGTVGYLTGGTSGPAGNALNAPRPAQQTGNAPAGTVESVAQKLSPSVVELQVSGQQGAGEGSGFVLSTDGYILTNNHVVEVAANGGQIQAVFQDGKKAAATVVGRDPTTDIAVVKVSGVSNLTPVELGRSDDLRVGQSVVAIGSPFELAGTVTSGIVSSLHRPVRAGGSTGDQTTVMDAVQTDAAINPGNSGGPLANMAGQVIGINSAIYSPQSASGGQGQGASEGGNVGIGFAIPIDQARRTANTIIKTGQAVQTFIGAQVKDAPQGGAELGAISPGSPAEKAGLKAGDVVVKIDDRAIDKADTLVAAVRTRAPDEKATFTLAGGRTVEVTLGGQPVQPN; encoded by the coding sequence ATGACCGAGAACGACCCCAGCGCACACGACCCCGCGGCGCCGAGGCACCCCGAGACCGGCCGGCAGGCGGCTCAGGGCGGTTGGCCGGGGAGCCCGTACGGTGAGCAGGCCCAGCCCGAGTCCGGCGGTGCGCCGCAGTACTCCGAGCCGTCCTACCACGCGGTGACCGGGGCCGATCCGTCGTACACAGCGCCGCACTCGAACCCGTGGTCCGCCCAGGGTGCGCAGATGCCGTCCGGCCAGAACCCGCAGAGCGTCTACCCGCCGCCGAACCCGTACGGGCAGCCCGGCACGGCCGTCTACAACGCCGCCGCGCCGCAGCCGAAGCGGTCCGGCGGGAAGCTGCTCGCCGGCGTCGCGCTGGTCGCGCTGCTGGTCGGCGGTATCGCGGGCGGGACGGTCGGGTACCTCACCGGCGGGACGTCGGGGCCGGCCGGCAACGCGCTCAACGCGCCCAGGCCGGCCCAGCAGACCGGCAACGCGCCCGCCGGCACGGTCGAGTCGGTCGCGCAGAAGCTGTCGCCGAGCGTCGTCGAGCTGCAGGTCAGCGGGCAGCAGGGGGCGGGCGAGGGGTCCGGGTTCGTCCTCAGCACCGACGGCTACATCCTGACCAACAACCACGTCGTCGAGGTCGCCGCGAACGGCGGGCAGATCCAGGCCGTGTTCCAGGACGGCAAGAAGGCCGCCGCGACGGTCGTCGGCCGCGACCCGACGACCGACATCGCGGTGGTCAAGGTCAGCGGTGTCAGCAACCTGACCCCGGTGGAGCTCGGCCGGTCCGACGACCTGCGCGTCGGCCAGTCGGTGGTCGCCATCGGCTCGCCGTTCGAGCTGGCAGGCACGGTCACTTCGGGCATCGTCAGCTCGCTGCACCGGCCGGTGCGCGCCGGCGGCAGCACGGGCGACCAGACCACGGTGATGGACGCGGTCCAGACCGACGCGGCGATCAACCCCGGCAACTCGGGCGGCCCGCTCGCGAACATGGCAGGCCAGGTCATCGGCATCAACTCCGCGATCTACAGCCCGCAGTCGGCGTCCGGTGGCCAGGGCCAGGGCGCGTCCGAAGGCGGCAACGTCGGCATCGGTTTCGCCATCCCGATCGACCAGGCCCGCCGCACCGCGAACACGATCATCAAGACCGGCCAGGCGGTGCAGACGTTCATCGGTGCCCAGGTGAAGGACGCCCCGCAGGGCGGCGCCGAACTCGGCGCCATCAGCCCCGGCAGCCCGGCGGAGAAGGCCGGCCTGAAGGCCGGTGACGTGGTCGTCAAGATCGACGACCGCGCCATCGACAAGGCCGACACGCTGGTCGCGGCCGTCCGCACGCGGGCGCCGGACGAGAAGGCGACGTTCACGCTCGCCGGCGGCCGCACGGTCGAGGTGACGCTCGGCGGGCAGCCCGTCCAGCCCAACTGA
- the galT gene encoding galactose-1-phosphate uridylyltransferase produces the protein MKRTVRHLADGREIIYFDQPGASDRVAEDTRDLPPVSAASEIRLDPLTGEWVAMAAHRQTRTYKPPANLCPLCPSKPGKPSEIPESDYDVVVFENRFPSFAEDVVGEPSTVDGFGLVPVRPGRGRCEVVCFTSNHDGSFGKLSPEQVRAVVDAWADRTAGLSEVPGVEQVFPFENRGEEIGVTLSHPHGQIYGYPFVTPKTERMLEVARAYQVEHGRPVLGDVLAAERKSGARVVASGEHWTAYVPPAARWPVQVQIVPHRQVPDIPALTDAERDDFAEVYLDVLRRCDALYDRPLPYIAAWHQAPVRRDRDLGWLHLELFSVLRAKDKLKYLAGSESGMAVWINDATPEQIAERLRAAG, from the coding sequence GTGAAGCGCACCGTACGACACCTGGCCGACGGCCGGGAGATCATCTATTTCGACCAGCCCGGCGCGTCCGACCGCGTCGCCGAGGACACCCGCGACCTGCCGCCGGTTTCGGCCGCGTCGGAGATCCGGCTTGACCCCCTGACGGGTGAATGGGTCGCGATGGCCGCCCACCGGCAGACGCGGACCTACAAGCCGCCCGCGAACCTCTGCCCGCTGTGCCCGAGCAAGCCCGGCAAACCGAGTGAAATCCCGGAAAGCGATTACGACGTCGTCGTCTTCGAGAACCGGTTCCCCTCCTTCGCCGAGGACGTCGTCGGCGAACCGTCCACTGTGGATGGTTTCGGGCTGGTGCCGGTGCGGCCCGGCCGCGGCCGCTGCGAGGTCGTCTGCTTCACCAGCAACCACGACGGTTCTTTCGGCAAGCTGAGCCCGGAGCAGGTGCGGGCTGTGGTGGACGCGTGGGCCGACCGCACGGCCGGGCTGTCCGAGGTGCCCGGGGTGGAGCAGGTCTTCCCGTTCGAGAACCGCGGCGAGGAAATCGGCGTCACGCTGTCGCACCCGCACGGGCAGATCTACGGCTACCCGTTCGTCACGCCGAAGACCGAGCGCATGCTCGAAGTCGCCCGCGCCTACCAGGTCGAACACGGCCGTCCGGTGCTCGGCGACGTGCTGGCGGCCGAACGCAAGTCCGGCGCGCGCGTGGTGGCTTCCGGCGAGCACTGGACGGCGTACGTGCCGCCGGCCGCCCGCTGGCCGGTCCAGGTCCAGATCGTGCCGCACCGGCAGGTCCCGGACATCCCCGCGCTGACCGACGCCGAGCGCGACGACTTCGCCGAGGTCTACCTGGACGTGCTGCGCCGCTGCGACGCGCTGTACGACCGGCCGCTGCCGTACATCGCGGCGTGGCACCAGGCGCCGGTGCGCCGCGACCGCGACCTCGGCTGGCTCCACCTGGAACTGTTCTCCGTGCTGCGCGCGAAGGACAAGCTCAAGTACCTGGCGGGGTCCGAGTCGGGCATGGCGGTGTGGATCAACGACGCGACGCCGGAGCAGATCGCGGAACGGCTCCGCGCGGCGGGCTGA